From Burkholderia sp. WP9, a single genomic window includes:
- a CDS encoding MFS transporter: MPFIHPGADLADQHAPALERRTSSVLPAQASPCDALVIRTQPLSLVHPCRRKKLALAATILGSSMAFIDGSVVNVALPSIQTELHASVAAIQWVVDAYLLFLGALVLVGGSLGDKLGRRTVFIAGIGLFTLASIGCGLAPSAAALIAARAVQGVGAALLVPSSLAIIGAVFDDKARGQAIGTWAGVGAITSALGPVAGGWLVDAFSWRAIFFLNVPIACATVVLAVIAVPNSRQDDEDPPVRASADAASLPHPTSSRAEHVSARLDWSGAATATAGLAALTYGLTLASARGFGDRWVLASILGGLLVLIAFVALEARSRNPMVPLDVFRSRDFVGANLVTLLVYFGLGGALFFLPFTLIRAYGYSATQAGAALLPVPVTIGLLSRFTGGLTSRFGARALLSAGPAVAATGFAMLALPWVRGEYWRGFLPALAVLGLGMTITVAPLTTTVMTSVSAARTGVASGINNAVARVASLLAIAVLGIVFVWSHDAALEAQLDALHVPQAARAAASLARVGMGADAAPPAAGTGTPDGKSDGARAVGTQKQAEAARDAAQSQQEAARVQPDLARAQADALGAALRAVALVSALCALAGAALAALTISPQRRL, encoded by the coding sequence ATGCCGTTCATCCATCCGGGAGCGGACTTGGCCGACCAGCACGCACCGGCGCTCGAGCGCCGAACCTCGTCCGTCCTGCCGGCTCAGGCCAGCCCGTGCGATGCGCTCGTCATCCGCACACAACCGCTTAGTCTCGTGCACCCTTGCCGGCGGAAAAAACTCGCGCTGGCCGCGACCATTCTCGGCTCGAGCATGGCCTTCATCGACGGTTCCGTGGTCAATGTCGCGTTGCCGTCCATCCAGACCGAACTGCACGCCAGCGTGGCGGCGATCCAGTGGGTCGTGGACGCCTATCTGCTGTTTCTCGGCGCGCTGGTACTGGTAGGTGGTTCGCTCGGCGACAAGCTCGGACGGCGCACCGTGTTCATCGCGGGAATCGGCCTCTTCACGCTGGCGTCGATCGGCTGCGGCCTCGCGCCAAGCGCCGCCGCCCTGATCGCCGCGCGCGCCGTGCAGGGTGTGGGCGCGGCGCTGCTGGTGCCGAGCAGCCTCGCCATCATCGGCGCGGTGTTCGACGACAAGGCGCGCGGCCAGGCGATCGGCACCTGGGCCGGCGTCGGCGCCATCACCTCGGCGCTCGGACCGGTGGCGGGCGGCTGGCTCGTGGATGCGTTTTCGTGGCGGGCCATTTTCTTCCTGAATGTGCCCATTGCCTGCGCGACCGTCGTGCTGGCGGTCATCGCCGTGCCGAACAGCCGGCAAGACGATGAAGATCCGCCCGTACGCGCGTCCGCCGATGCCGCCTCCCTCCCCCATCCCACCTCCAGCCGCGCCGAACACGTATCGGCCCGGCTCGACTGGTCGGGCGCGGCTACGGCCACCGCCGGGCTCGCCGCCTTGACCTACGGCCTGACCCTCGCTTCGGCGCGCGGCTTTGGCGACCGCTGGGTGCTGGCGTCGATACTCGGCGGCCTGCTGGTGCTGATCGCTTTCGTCGCGCTCGAAGCGAGAAGCCGCAATCCGATGGTGCCGCTCGACGTGTTTCGTTCGCGCGACTTCGTCGGCGCTAATCTCGTCACGCTGCTGGTCTACTTCGGATTGGGCGGCGCGCTGTTCTTCCTGCCGTTCACGCTGATCCGCGCCTATGGTTACAGCGCGACCCAGGCGGGCGCAGCGCTGTTGCCAGTGCCGGTGACCATTGGCTTGCTGTCGCGGTTTACCGGCGGCCTGACGAGCCGCTTTGGCGCGCGGGCATTGCTGAGCGCTGGACCGGCCGTCGCCGCCACCGGCTTCGCGATGCTCGCGTTGCCGTGGGTGCGCGGCGAGTACTGGCGCGGCTTTCTTCCCGCGCTGGCCGTGCTTGGGCTCGGCATGACCATCACCGTCGCGCCGCTCACGACAACGGTGATGACCTCGGTGTCCGCCGCGCGCACGGGCGTGGCGTCGGGCATCAACAACGCGGTGGCGCGGGTGGCGAGCCTGCTGGCGATCGCGGTGCTGGGCATCGTGTTCGTGTGGTCGCACGATGCGGCGCTCGAGGCGCAACTCGACGCACTGCATGTGCCGCAGGCGGCGCGCGCGGCAGCAAGCCTGGCGCGAGTGGGGATGGGTGCGGACGCTGCGCCGCCGGCCGCTGGGACCGGTACGCCGGACGGAAAGTCGGACGGGGCACGGGCAGTTGGGACACAGAAGCAAGCCGAAGCCGCTCGCGATGCGGCCCAAAGCCAGCAGGAAGCGGCACGAGTTCAACCGGATCTGGCTCGTGCCCAGGCAGACGCGCTCGGCGCGGCATTACGCGCGGTGGCACTGGTGTCGGCGTTGTGCGCGCTGGCCGGCGCGGCGCTCGCGGCTTTGACGATCAGCCCGCAACGACGGCTTTAG
- a CDS encoding sigma-54 dependent transcriptional regulator — translation MNTTCTPVDTERTVLYVSNSPDQKLAAFLAASGWQAVHAKSTAVAERMIERGNIKVGLVELPGDCTSQHLSALASCMRRVETNWVAQIAPGQAANELVSRFILDYCFDFVTRPWLNERLVFALGHAHGLSSLRHVEVAPEPSLGRHGMVGQCEAMQQLYRRIDKCGVTDAPVFVAGESGTGKELTARAIHERSPRAGRTFVAINCAAIPPSLLQAELFGHERGAFTGALQRKIGRIESAHEGTLFLDEIGDMPHECQAVLLRFLQEGTIERLGGNGPINVDVRVISATHVDLDKAVEDGRFRSDLYHRLCVLRLVEPPLRERGGDIKLLANYALSMYKQDGARKLRGLSSDAIVAMSNYPWPGNVRELINCVRRAVVMSEGRFITASDLGLPEAENGPAVTLAEIRSKAEKDAIEHALQRHGYKLSEAAAELGISRATLYRLMHANRLHQDVAAGRAANAGGGADADGEAERRAPSLV, via the coding sequence ATGAATACGACTTGCACGCCTGTCGACACGGAACGCACCGTTCTTTACGTGTCGAATTCGCCGGACCAGAAACTCGCCGCTTTCCTGGCGGCTTCCGGCTGGCAAGCGGTGCATGCCAAGAGCACGGCCGTCGCCGAACGCATGATCGAGCGCGGCAATATCAAAGTCGGCCTCGTCGAACTGCCCGGCGACTGCACATCCCAACATCTGTCCGCGCTCGCGTCCTGCATGCGGCGCGTCGAAACCAACTGGGTCGCCCAGATCGCGCCGGGGCAAGCGGCGAACGAACTGGTCAGCCGTTTCATCCTCGACTATTGCTTCGATTTCGTGACCCGCCCGTGGCTGAACGAGCGGCTCGTGTTCGCGCTAGGCCACGCGCATGGCCTGTCGAGCCTGCGGCATGTGGAAGTCGCGCCGGAGCCGTCGCTCGGCCGCCACGGCATGGTAGGACAATGCGAGGCCATGCAGCAGTTGTACCGGCGCATCGACAAATGCGGCGTGACCGACGCGCCGGTGTTCGTCGCCGGCGAGTCGGGCACCGGCAAGGAGCTGACCGCCCGCGCGATTCATGAACGCTCGCCGCGCGCCGGCCGCACCTTCGTCGCGATCAATTGCGCGGCGATTCCGCCGAGCCTGCTGCAAGCCGAATTGTTCGGCCACGAACGCGGCGCCTTTACCGGCGCGCTCCAGCGCAAGATCGGCCGGATCGAGAGCGCTCATGAAGGCACCCTCTTTCTCGATGAAATCGGCGATATGCCGCATGAATGCCAGGCGGTCCTGTTGCGTTTCCTGCAGGAAGGCACGATCGAACGGCTGGGCGGCAATGGCCCGATCAACGTCGATGTCCGGGTCATTTCGGCGACCCACGTCGATCTGGACAAAGCAGTCGAAGACGGCCGCTTCCGCTCCGACCTGTATCACCGCCTGTGCGTGCTGCGGCTCGTCGAACCGCCGTTGCGCGAGCGCGGCGGCGACATCAAGCTGCTCGCCAACTATGCGCTCAGCATGTACAAGCAGGACGGCGCGCGCAAACTGCGCGGGCTGTCGAGCGACGCGATCGTCGCCATGTCGAACTATCCGTGGCCGGGCAATGTGCGCGAACTGATCAATTGCGTGCGCCGCGCCGTGGTGATGAGCGAGGGCCGCTTCATCACGGCCAGCGATCTGGGCTTGCCGGAAGCCGAAAACGGCCCGGCCGTGACGCTGGCGGAGATCCGCAGCAAGGCCGAGAAAGACGCCATCGAGCACGCTCTGCAACGGCATGGCTACAAGCTGTCCGAAGCCGCGGCCGAACTCGGCATTTCACGGGCCACGTTGTACCGGCTGATGCACGCCAACCGGTTGCATCAGGACGTGGCGGCCGGGCGCGCCGCGAATGCGGGCGGCGGCGCGGATGCCGACGGCGAGGCGGAGCGGAGGGCGCCTTCGCTGGTGTGA
- a CDS encoding AAA family ATPase, which produces MIDIFLISSSMERAPQIVARLEASGVAYRLRTAHGSARQVRAHARAVRSAELLIVDDVDLSARDLDGIEEALACTPALHCVLMTPAPSTALLGVAMRVGVRHVLSWPLDADELTTILIQVEARKNASGRRAGRVVSLASSKGGSGTTLIAVNLAYSLAALSNRRVLLIDLSQQFGDASLLMADKPPPTTLADLCSQVERLDAALLESCVMHVHANLDVLAGAGDPLKAAELLPAQLARILALVRERYDAVLIDIGQSLNPLTIHALDHSDVICMVVRQNLLYLHGGRRMLDIFRELGYPASKVRVVVNQYDKNAQINLPKLEQTLGAKVAHQLPRDEKQANEALSRGVPLVTSAKDSTLAQGISLLADMLWPSSAERRKGVLGRLFASRPNTPPQLKPGH; this is translated from the coding sequence ATGATCGACATCTTCCTGATTTCATCCAGCATGGAGCGCGCGCCGCAAATCGTCGCGCGTCTCGAGGCAAGCGGCGTGGCCTACCGGCTGCGCACCGCTCACGGTTCGGCCCGGCAGGTGCGCGCGCACGCCCGTGCGGTCCGCAGCGCCGAGCTGCTGATCGTCGACGATGTCGATCTGAGCGCGCGTGACCTGGACGGCATCGAGGAGGCGCTTGCCTGCACGCCGGCGCTGCATTGCGTGCTGATGACGCCGGCGCCATCCACGGCATTACTGGGCGTGGCGATGCGTGTCGGCGTGCGGCACGTCCTGTCGTGGCCGCTCGACGCCGACGAGCTCACCACCATCCTGATTCAGGTCGAGGCGCGAAAAAACGCGAGCGGACGGCGCGCCGGACGTGTCGTCTCGCTGGCTTCGAGCAAAGGCGGCAGCGGCACGACGCTGATTGCCGTGAATCTCGCCTATTCGCTCGCCGCGCTGAGCAACCGGCGTGTGCTGCTGATCGACCTGAGCCAGCAATTCGGCGACGCCAGCCTGCTCATGGCCGACAAACCGCCGCCCACCACGCTTGCCGATCTCTGCTCCCAGGTGGAGCGCCTCGACGCCGCGCTGCTCGAATCTTGCGTGATGCATGTCCACGCAAATCTCGATGTGCTGGCGGGCGCAGGCGATCCGCTCAAGGCCGCCGAACTGCTGCCGGCCCAGTTGGCGCGGATTCTCGCACTGGTGCGCGAGCGTTACGACGCGGTGTTGATCGACATTGGCCAGAGCCTCAATCCGCTCACGATCCATGCGCTCGACCACAGCGATGTGATCTGCATGGTGGTGCGCCAGAACCTGCTGTACCTGCACGGCGGGCGCCGCATGCTCGATATTTTCAGGGAACTGGGTTATCCGGCGAGCAAGGTGCGGGTCGTGGTGAATCAATACGACAAGAACGCCCAGATCAACCTGCCGAAGCTCGAACAGACGCTCGGCGCGAAGGTGGCGCATCAGCTTCCGCGCGACGAAAAACAGGCCAACGAGGCGCTCAGCCGCGGCGTGCCGCTGGTGACGTCGGCTAAAGACAGTACGCTCGCGCAAGGCATCAGCCTGCTGGCGGACATGCTCTGGCCGTCCAGCGCCGAGCGCCGCAAAGGCGTGCTCGGCCGGCTGTTCGCGTCGCGGCCGAATACGCCGCCGCAGCTCAAGCCGGGGCATTGA
- a CDS encoding nicotinate phosphoribosyltransferase, with protein MQNEFNGLNDIASILSNPILNTDSYKASHYLQYPPEASAMFSYIESRGGRYDRTLFFGLQMLIKEYLCRPVTPAMIDQAKAFFTTHGEPFNEAGWRHIVEHYGGYLPVRIRAVPEGSVVPTHNVLVTVECDDPQVFWLASYLETMLLRVWYPITVATQSWHLRKTIRDYLLRSSDDLTQLPFKLHDFGARGVSSAESAAIGGAAHLVSFMGSDTVLGVVAANHYYNEAMAAFSVPAAEHSTITSWGRERETDAFRNMIAQFGKPGAIVSVVSDSYDLFAALHAWGTELKQTVLDSGGILVIRPDSGDPRTIVLQTMQALEASFGSSVNGKGRRVLDNVRVIQGDGVNPDSIEAILAAIDEAGFAADNIVFGMGGALLQQINRDTQRFAMKCSAIRLGDEWHDVLKDPVTDAGKRSMKGRLTLLVNRHTGEYRTATLPIEWNEGTVEGDWEEALVTVFDSGKLLIDMSLAEIRSRAHAHEA; from the coding sequence ATGCAAAACGAGTTCAACGGTCTCAACGATATCGCGTCGATCCTGTCCAATCCGATTCTCAACACGGATTCGTACAAGGCGTCGCATTACCTGCAATATCCGCCCGAAGCGTCGGCGATGTTCTCGTACATCGAATCGCGCGGCGGGCGCTACGACCGCACGCTGTTCTTCGGCCTGCAGATGCTGATCAAGGAGTACTTGTGCCGCCCGGTCACGCCGGCCATGATCGATCAGGCCAAGGCATTCTTCACGACGCACGGCGAGCCGTTCAACGAAGCCGGCTGGCGCCACATCGTCGAACACTACGGCGGCTATCTGCCGGTGCGCATTCGCGCGGTGCCGGAAGGCTCGGTCGTGCCGACGCACAACGTGCTCGTCACGGTCGAGTGCGACGATCCGCAAGTGTTCTGGCTGGCTTCGTATCTGGAAACCATGCTGCTGCGCGTGTGGTATCCGATTACGGTGGCGACGCAAAGCTGGCATCTACGTAAGACAATCCGCGACTATCTGCTCAGGAGCAGTGACGACCTCACGCAATTGCCGTTCAAGCTGCACGACTTCGGTGCGCGCGGCGTGTCGAGCGCGGAGTCGGCGGCGATTGGCGGCGCGGCGCACCTCGTCAGTTTCATGGGCTCGGATACCGTGCTCGGCGTGGTCGCGGCGAACCACTACTACAACGAGGCGATGGCGGCGTTTTCCGTGCCGGCGGCGGAGCACAGCACGATCACCTCATGGGGACGCGAACGGGAGACCGATGCGTTTCGCAACATGATCGCGCAGTTCGGCAAGCCAGGCGCGATCGTTTCGGTGGTGTCCGATTCCTACGATCTGTTCGCCGCGCTGCATGCCTGGGGTACGGAATTGAAGCAGACGGTGCTCGACTCCGGTGGCATCCTCGTGATCCGGCCCGACTCCGGCGATCCGCGCACGATCGTCCTGCAAACCATGCAGGCCCTGGAGGCGTCGTTCGGTTCGTCGGTGAACGGCAAAGGCCGGCGCGTGCTCGACAACGTGCGCGTGATTCAAGGCGACGGCGTGAATCCCGACTCGATCGAAGCGATCCTCGCCGCCATCGACGAAGCCGGTTTCGCGGCGGACAACATCGTGTTCGGCATGGGCGGCGCGCTGTTGCAGCAGATCAACCGCGACACGCAGCGCTTCGCGATGAAATGCTCCGCGATCCGTTTAGGCGATGAGTGGCACGACGTGCTCAAGGACCCAGTCACGGACGCTGGAAAGCGTTCGATGAAAGGGCGGCTCACCCTGCTGGTGAATCGCCATACCGGCGAGTATCGAACCGCGACGCTACCCATTGAGTGGAACGAAGGCACTGTCGAGGGCGATTGGGAAGAGGCGCTGGTGACGGTCTTCGATTCCGGCAAGTTGCTGATCGACATGTCGCTGGCCGAGATCAGGAGCCGGGCTCACGCGCACGAAGCCTGA